The Erythrobacter insulae genome window below encodes:
- a CDS encoding thiamine pyrophosphate-binding protein, which produces MGTTLKSAAQLLVECLAEQGTDRIFTVPGESFLAVLDALHDTAAIETVICRQEGGAAFMACADGAMNAAGSGRPGIAFVTRGPGATNASIGVHVAHQDSQPMILFVGDVARNMRDREGFQEVDFSAYFGPICKWVTRIDDPARIPEYIARAYSVAISGRPGPVVVALPEDMLCDHVDDAIAPRPFTTRPPQAVCPDAMQALFGLISDAASPIAIIGGAGWNTKARDHFQQFAENIGLPVATAFRRQDAISPDSAVYAGNMGYGPNPKLVQRVKDADLIIAVGARLGEATTDGYEVPTLEHPDQLLVHIHPDANELGRVYKTDLEMCCSVDEFAEAAALWEDSAVIPFDAGAQANREWREWASAAPSETAPALDMAACVTHMREALPKDSIICNGAGNFAGWWHRYWRYAGYPSQLAPTAGAMGYGVPAAVAAALRHPERQVVAVAGDGDFLMNGQELATAVQHGANLLVLVIDNGAYGTIRMHQEREYPARVSGTQLSNPDFAMLGAAFGGWSAVATTTQEFIDALAQAQTRQGLRLIHMKIDIEQLAASGATVSALRAKA; this is translated from the coding sequence GTGGGCACAACGTTGAAAAGCGCTGCACAATTGTTGGTGGAATGCCTTGCCGAGCAGGGTACAGATCGCATCTTCACGGTACCCGGAGAAAGCTTTCTTGCGGTTCTGGATGCGCTGCATGACACAGCCGCCATCGAAACCGTCATTTGCCGTCAGGAAGGCGGAGCTGCGTTCATGGCCTGCGCAGATGGCGCGATGAACGCCGCTGGGTCCGGGCGCCCCGGCATCGCTTTCGTCACGCGCGGCCCCGGCGCCACCAATGCCAGCATCGGAGTGCATGTCGCACATCAGGATTCGCAGCCAATGATCCTGTTCGTGGGCGATGTTGCCCGAAATATGCGCGACCGGGAGGGTTTTCAGGAGGTTGATTTCAGCGCCTATTTTGGGCCCATTTGCAAATGGGTCACGCGCATTGATGATCCGGCCCGTATTCCAGAATATATCGCACGGGCATACTCGGTCGCGATCAGCGGGCGGCCCGGTCCGGTCGTTGTCGCGCTGCCCGAAGATATGCTGTGTGATCACGTAGACGATGCAATTGCGCCGCGCCCTTTCACCACGCGGCCGCCGCAGGCGGTTTGTCCCGATGCGATGCAGGCGCTGTTCGGCCTGATTTCAGACGCAGCCAGCCCCATTGCGATTATCGGCGGCGCTGGATGGAACACCAAAGCGCGCGATCACTTTCAACAATTCGCCGAGAATATTGGACTGCCCGTGGCAACGGCGTTTCGCCGTCAGGATGCGATCTCTCCGGATTCCGCCGTTTATGCCGGAAATATGGGATACGGACCCAATCCCAAACTGGTTCAGCGGGTGAAGGACGCAGACCTGATCATCGCAGTCGGAGCGCGATTGGGAGAAGCAACAACAGACGGGTACGAAGTCCCGACTTTGGAACATCCCGATCAATTGCTGGTCCACATCCATCCCGACGCAAACGAACTGGGCCGGGTTTACAAAACCGATCTTGAGATGTGCTGTTCGGTTGATGAATTCGCCGAAGCCGCTGCTTTGTGGGAAGATAGCGCCGTGATCCCGTTTGACGCCGGGGCGCAGGCCAATCGAGAATGGCGTGAATGGGCAAGCGCCGCGCCGTCAGAAACCGCGCCCGCGCTTGATATGGCGGCCTGTGTCACGCACATGCGAGAGGCGCTGCCCAAAGACAGCATCATCTGCAACGGCGCAGGCAATTTTGCCGGATGGTGGCACCGGTATTGGCGCTATGCAGGGTATCCCAGCCAGCTCGCGCCAACCGCTGGCGCGATGGGATACGGTGTGCCCGCCGCTGTCGCTGCGGCTTTGCGTCATCCCGAAAGACAAGTGGTCGCCGTGGCGGGCGACGGTGATTTCCTGATGAATGGTCAGGAACTCGCCACAGCCGTTCAGCACGGTGCCAATCTGCTTGTGCTGGTGATCGACAACGGAGCATATGGCACGATCCGTATGCATCAGGAGCGCGAATACCCTGCGCGTGTTTCCGGCACGCAGCTATCCAATCCCGATTTTGCCATGCTTGGCGCGGCCTTTGGCGGGTGGAGCGCGGTGGCCACTACAACGCAGGAATTCATCGATGCTCTGGCACAGGCCCAGACACGCCAGGGTTTGCGGCTGATCCATATGAAAATCGATATCGAACAGCTCGCGGCGAGCGGCGCAACGGTCAGCGCCCTGCGCGCCAAAGCTTAG
- a CDS encoding EVE domain-containing protein produces the protein MAEQKFWLIKSEPFKYSWDDLVAEKEGTWDGVRNHLAKNNLKAMNVGDECFFYHSREGLEIVGICTVSVADILDPTDETGKWAAVKVKPKCKFDNPVSLKQIKAEPRLQDCDLVRLSRLSVASIKPDEWKWICEMAEG, from the coding sequence ATGGCCGAGCAGAAATTTTGGCTGATTAAATCCGAACCGTTCAAATACAGCTGGGACGATTTGGTGGCCGAGAAAGAGGGCACGTGGGACGGCGTCCGCAATCACCTTGCCAAAAACAATCTCAAAGCGATGAATGTCGGCGACGAATGCTTTTTCTATCACTCGCGAGAGGGGTTGGAGATTGTCGGGATCTGCACAGTCAGCGTCGCGGATATCCTCGATCCCACTGACGAGACGGGCAAATGGGCGGCTGTAAAGGTCAAACCCAAATGCAAATTCGATAATCCGGTTTCGCTAAAACAGATCAAGGCAGAGCCCAGACTGCAGGATTGCGATCTTGTCCGGTTGTCCCGCCTGTCGGTCGCCTCGATCAAGCCGGATGAATGGAAATGGATTTGCGAGATGGCGGAGGGCTAA
- a CDS encoding MFS transporter: MTTSTRLLTRKRFMPLMVTQFFNAFNDNLYKTALVLFVVYSVYNDEKQEAFFSGIASLLFILPFVLFSALAGQLADTHDKAAIIRRVKLCEIGWASLGAIGLFMAWQGIAVHTFAIPLLLGVVFLAAVQSAFLGPIKYAILPQHLKKDEVLPGTGLVEAGTYIAILTGTILAGFMIDAIEYVIGLIILTAIAGYFVSRWVPDAPPQGNHELHFPLLEPYAEKVRNPVLRWLGYAPVAIADQIVMSWKLVKKTRDNREIWFAIIAISFFWTIGAVLFIQFPPLAKNQLLATPEVASLFLVIFSVGIAVGSVAINALLKGEVSARYAPICVVIMGFFLIGFYFVSRAWIPNEAGELLPIQLWILEPLAIPLSLILLGISTAGGMFVVPLYAFLTTRCAPDAASRTIAANNIVNSLAMVIGSAVAIGMTALGIPVAEQLLLAAGMTVVSAWLGKKLHAAEIAAAPAFS; encoded by the coding sequence TCGTTTACTCTGTCTATAACGATGAGAAACAAGAGGCATTTTTTAGCGGCATAGCATCGCTATTGTTTATCCTGCCATTCGTGCTGTTTTCGGCGCTTGCCGGGCAACTGGCCGATACGCATGACAAGGCAGCGATCATTCGCCGGGTAAAATTGTGCGAAATCGGCTGGGCCAGCCTTGGCGCGATCGGGTTGTTTATGGCGTGGCAGGGCATCGCCGTGCACACTTTCGCCATCCCGCTGCTTTTGGGCGTGGTCTTTCTGGCTGCCGTGCAATCCGCGTTTCTCGGCCCGATCAAATACGCGATCCTTCCGCAGCACCTTAAAAAAGACGAAGTGCTGCCCGGAACCGGGCTAGTGGAGGCAGGAACCTATATCGCGATCCTTACCGGTACGATCCTGGCCGGGTTCATGATCGACGCGATCGAATATGTCATTGGCCTCATCATCCTGACCGCAATCGCGGGATACTTCGTCAGCCGCTGGGTTCCGGATGCCCCGCCTCAGGGCAACCATGAACTGCATTTCCCGCTGCTCGAACCGTATGCCGAAAAAGTGCGCAATCCGGTTCTGCGCTGGCTCGGATACGCACCGGTCGCCATCGCCGATCAAATTGTGATGAGCTGGAAACTGGTAAAGAAAACGCGCGACAATCGCGAAATCTGGTTCGCCATTATCGCGATCAGCTTTTTCTGGACGATCGGCGCGGTCCTGTTCATTCAATTCCCGCCTCTCGCCAAAAACCAATTGCTCGCCACACCCGAAGTCGCGAGCCTGTTTCTGGTGATCTTTTCCGTCGGCATTGCGGTGGGTTCGGTTGCGATCAACGCTTTGTTGAAAGGCGAGGTGTCCGCCCGATACGCGCCAATTTGCGTCGTGATCATGGGCTTTTTCCTGATCGGGTTCTATTTCGTATCGCGCGCATGGATCCCGAATGAAGCGGGCGAATTGCTGCCCATTCAATTGTGGATACTCGAACCGCTGGCAATCCCGCTTTCGCTGATCCTGTTGGGCATTTCGACAGCGGGCGGGATGTTTGTGGTGCCGCTTTATGCGTTTCTTACCACGCGCTGCGCACCGGACGCCGCATCGCGGACAATCGCGGCGAACAATATCGTCAATTCTTTGGCGATGGTGATCGGATCTGCGGTGGCCATTGGCATGACAGCACTGGGCATACCGGTTGCCGAACAATTGCTGCTGGCTGCGGGAATGACCGTGGTGTCGGCATGGCTGGGAAAAAAACTGCACGCCGCCGAAATCGCCGCCGCGCCAGCTTTTTCCTAA